Proteins encoded together in one Impatiens glandulifera chromosome 1, dImpGla2.1, whole genome shotgun sequence window:
- the LOC124919366 gene encoding oxygen-evolving enhancer protein 1, chloroplastic, protein MAASLQAAATLMQPSKVASFQSRTTAVPLRNSQTLSKTFGLESSSSRITLSLQSDLKEFTQKCTDAAKIAGFALATSALVVSGAGAEGVPKRLTFDEIQSKTYLEVKGTGTANQCPTIDGGVDSFSFKAGKYQMKKFCLEPTSFTVKAEGIAKNSPAEFQNTKLMTRLTYTLDEIEGPLEVSPDGTVKFEEKDGIDYAAVTVQLPGGERVPFLFTVKQLVATGKPESFGGDFLVPSYRGSSFLDPKGRGGSTGYDNAVALPAGGRGDEEELSKENVKNVASSKGKITLSVTKSKPESGEVIGVFESIQPSDTDLGAKVPKDVKIQGVWYAQIES, encoded by the exons ATGGCTGCCTCACTACAAGCAGCTGCCACCCTTATGCAGCCATCCAAGGTTGCCTCCTTCCAGTCTCGAACCACCGCCGTCCCGCTCAGAAACTCTCAAACCCTCTCCAAGACCTTCGGACTCGAATCTAGTTCGTCCAGAATTACTCTTTCTCTCCAATCCGATCTCAAGGAATTCACCCAAAAGTGCACTGATGCTGCCAAGATCGCCGGATTCGCTCTCGCCACGTCAGCCCTCGTCGTTTCG gGAGCCGGAGCAGAAGGAGTACCGAAAAGACTAACATTCGATGAAATTCAAAGCAAGACATACCTAGAAGTAAAGGGAACAGGAACAGCTAACCAATGTCCAACCATTGATGGAGGGGTCGATTCATTTTCCTTCAAAGCAGGcaaataccaaatgaagaagTTCTGTTTAGAACCGACATCTTTCACAGTCAAAGCCGAGGGAATTGCTAAAAACTCCCCAGCAGAGTTTCAAAACACGAAGCTCATGACCCGTTTGACCTACACCCTCGATGAGATCGAGGGTCCTCTCGAGGTCTCCCCCGATGGAACCGTCAAGTTCGAGGAGAAAGATGGGATCGACTATGCTGCAGTCACAGTTCAGCTTCCTGGTGGGGAACGAGTTCCATTCTTGTTCACTGTCAAACAATTAGTTGCAACCGGAAAACCAGAAAGCTTCGGAGGAGACTTTTTGGTGCCTTCGTACAGAGGTTCTTCATTCTTGGACCCAAAGGGTAGGGGTGGTTCTACCGGTTATGATAATGCGGTTGCTTTGCCTGCGGGAGGGAGAGGAGATGAGGAGGAACTGAGTAAGGAGAATGTGAAGAATGTTGCATCTTCAAAGGGAAAGATTACTCTGAGTGTTACCAAGAGTAAGCCCGAGAGTGGAGAAGTAATTGGTGTGTTTGAGAGCATTCAACCTTCTGATACTGATTTGGGTGCTAAAGTTCCAAAGGATGTCAAGATTCAAGGTGTTTGGTATGCTCAGATTGAATCATAG